The DNA window AGAATATCTCCACTTTGTATTTATCATCCAAAATAGATTTTAAAGCATGAACTCGGGATTCATCGATTAATCTTCTAGCTTTTAACCcaatttcttctctttGTTGGCTATTGAAACCAAGTATACTATTTTCTTGTGCATCCTTCTTGTCCACTGCCCATGAAactaatttcttcaatatatTGAATGACTGTACAGTTTTGAAATCGTGGTCGTGCAAATACTTCCTAGATTGTGGTAGTAATTGGTCCAAGGAGCATACATGGCGACAGCACATTGCAATCAAGGCACCTCCAAATTGATCATTCAGCAATAGCGTCGAATTGAATATCAGTTTCAACGTGAGATCAGTTGCTGCTCCGCATAAATGTTTCGAAATCGCGACAACTTTATTAATCTTTAGGTCAACGAGAAATTTATCTAAATTCAAGTCTTTGATGTCTATCTTGCTCCTTTTTATTTGTGGCTTGATGTGTACTGCTTCGGAATCAGAAATGATCTTGCTGTCGGCTTTCAATCTGTTCTTGCCCCGATCAATTAATCCAAACCCATAAGTACATGAACTGCTAGTCCTTTGTTGTAATATACATTGATTCAAGTATCTCAGTAATTCACCTTTACCAGCACCAAACTCTAAGTAAAAAAATGAGTTATTGAGTAAACCCATCAGCTCCATGTTGGCAATTATGGAATTTTGTTGTATGGGGTGTTTCTGATTGGTTTTCTCTTGCAATCTTGTTTCCAATCCCTCATGATGAAGTATCCTAAACTCTAGTGGTTcaaattgtattttttgCAAGATGTGAATGCACTTTTCCATCAATTCAGTAttttcctcttcctcctcATTACCCAATTCAAAGTTTTCAGCGTTGTTTAACTgtttattgaaatcaagTTCATAACATGAGTTGGTATTCTCCTTTGGTCTATCGTTACATTTTCTCAAATGTTGTTTCAAATCCTTTTTCCACACCGTATGACTGGAACTAAAGGGACAAGCTATTCTTTCTCcattaaaattttcatcatgAATCAAGTGTTCTGAACAATATTTTGCATCTTTCTTACGTAACATTTTGCATCTTCTATTCTTTTTAGGTAAAATATATTCACAGGTTAAGACATTTTGTTCTacctttcttttctttgtttcttgtgctgtcattattattagatgatTGGTTTGTTACCAGAATTGTATCAAAGATATTCACCTCTTCAACAACTAAATAATGAACTGCGAAAAAacactgaaaaaaaaattgaaattctaTTTTTCGATTCTGTTATTTTTGGTATCTCATCGCTTCTTCTCTTTATACGTTCTACATCAAACACATAATGAAGACAAACAATTATATGTGGAAACTTGATTTGTTAGAATCAAAGTTTAATAGATCTACACCCAGATTTCCTCATaccaaaaaattattaattgcaATTAATCACAATCAcaaattattgaagaaaatcCCTAAATCACCAGAGGATGCccaagaagaaatagaaaatataaaatcTGATATATTCCAAAAGAAATATCATTCAGcatattcaaaattatcaaaagaaGTGGAGAAAAAGACTATACCGGTGGaagataaagaatttgTATCGAAATTGATTACATCAAAgctaataaaaataattcaaatcgCTTGCTTAAACTccaaagaattgaaaacaaatcCCCCAACATATATTGGACAACACCTTCGAGaaattataattgataagTCAAATGAATATAACCCTTCGAGTTTTTACATCACTTTCTGTCAAAATGATAAGGCTGTGAATAACTTTGTTGCCAATTTATGGAACAATAAGAATGTAAAGAAGATTTtggatgaaattgaatggTCATTCAGAGTGGTTCGTGGAAATTTGACAAGACAAGAGAAGGATTCGAGAATTAAAACTACTGGCGGTAAGGTGAATTTGAAGGACAATGAAGGTAGTAATGGAGAAGACAGTAGCGAAGACGAAAACGGGTCTTTAGATTTAGATGATGCTTATGACAAGTTTGCTATTTATGATGACAATGAAAATGGATCGGAAGGTGAAGGTCAGCAACCGGAACTAGATCCTAATGTCAATTACAATGAAGTTACAGATGAAGAGCCCTCAGATGAAGAGACGAAAGAGGACTCGTCGGATGATTTTTTCGAAGATGAGCCaccaaagaagaaacagaaacagaaTGAGGACAGtaaaaaatcattcaatcTTCCCCAACTTGCCTCTGGTTATTTTTCTGGAGGctctgatgatgaagaagaagaatatgaTGATGCTGATAACGATAAAGTAGTAAAAGAAATAACAACACAGAGAAAGAATCGAAGGGGTCAAAGAGCAAGACAAAAGATATGGGCCAAGAAGTATGGTAAAGAAGCAAAGCATGTCAAAAAGAATCAAGAAATACTTGCAAGCGAAAGACAACGTAGACAATTGGAGTTTGAAGAAAGACAACGTAAGCGTGAATTGAAAGCAAAATTATTAGCTgagaaacaacaaactgGTGCTAACGCATTACCACTTGGTGAAAGAAAATCTACTACCAGCACCATACCACAGCAACTGCTAGGTTCTACCAATACTGCTACAGCAGAGGAAAAAGCTATCCATCCTTCCTGGGAGGCAAAGAGAttagaaaaggaaaaactCAAGAATGTTAAATTCCAAGGTAAAAAAGTTGTTTTTGATTAGCCAGTAATTCTTCCTATAGTAATTCATAATTTATTCTAAATCTATTTTGTATTTCCTGTTCAGTGATTGGGTGACACCATGCTTCTCCTTTGATGATAAACTTGTAGCTACATTTCTCTGGTTCACCGACTGAAACTAATTCTGGTCCCTTGCCACATTCGAATTCAATTACTGCCGATCTTTGTGGACCATTCCAACATTTGGCTCCTCTATCAAAATATATCATTCCGTTCTCATACTTTTTGTAATTGCCAATCAACACATCATCCTGGACCACCGAGTGTAAAAGGTTGATTCTGTAGGTATATGCTCctaattttttgttaattatAGCCAGATCAAATGCTCTCAAAATATCATCAGAGCCATAGTCGTTACTTAAATTCTTcttaatatcatcaattttggATTCAATCTTGTTGATTTCctgtttttgtttatcaatCTGGTTTAGTAATTGATCATTTGACAATGTTGTTTTGACTTGTAGTTGTGGTTTTGTCAAAAACGTGTTTGTAAAAAGCTGAAAGTAGTGATGAATCATGTTTCTAATGGTTGGTTGTGAATATATGTTTTCACTATTACCAACTAAACTCTTGGCTTTTTCTGATAACTCCAGAAGTATAGCGTTGGTTTCTTTGATGTCTTCAACAACGTCCTCGTCTTTATTCGATAAATATTCCTGATATTTGTGAATTGATTCTTTGACTGCAGGATCATTGAAATTTGGATTATATTCCTGtgataatttttccaaaagCTTTTCTAAAGATTGAATTCTACTCTCCTGTTTCAATAGATCCCTTTTATGGACTTCTAATTTGTTGGCGAGATCACTAATATGGTCTCCTAATACATCAAACACGGATGTTTCTTGTTCATTGCTATTCTCTAATTGGACTTCCAACTCATACAAATGGGATTTTCTCAGTGGTAATACAGCTTCCAATTTTCGTAATTCATTCAccaattgttttctttttccttgAGCTAATTCAATTAGGgcttgtttctttttcaatgcATCATTAATGAAACTTTCAAGTTGGTTTTTGTACTGTTCATATTGATGATGGATGTTTTCACATTTATCTTCACAAATGCCTTGTTCATCAGATCCATCGCAACAAATATCATAATCACAAACCCCGTCATCTACtttaaattgatcaataaaATTAGGGAAATGACCTTTGTTTGCACAATAGAATTTAAATGGTGGATTAGGACAAGCATTAGTACCTGGTTCGTCAGATCCATCAGGACAATCACAGAAGTTATCGTTAATTTGGTCATAGGTTAAACGAATTGAAGAATCGTTCAAGCACCGCCAATATTGTTtaccattttcaataataggCTTGTACAAATCTTGATTCTCTGGACTGACGCCTCTGATTTCTCCTAACACAAATGTCACCAAGCAATAGAATGTAAGTAAATGTTGAAACATTGTTTGTCAATAGCAAAGTATGTCGAATAAGCAAGGGGGGGgtgatttttcaaactggagtatttttttttccctgTTTATGCTGAACGAAAAATACATTCGAATTCCTTCAGTTTTTGGACATGAAAATTGATGCCAAATAatataacaacaattagATATAAACGACAAATACGGCCGTTGCTATCTAAGATACATACTTTAAATGATTTGTATTCTAAAAACGCGCTGttgtttgaatttgacGTTTCCAAAATCGACATAAACAAACAGATTAAAAGCACagttgatgatgacgattATCACCCCAGAAAAAAGACGAAAACGATATCACCAGAAGAATCAATAGAGCCAGACTTTTACAATCCTAGAACTCCCGAAGAAAGACTCAAATCATTAAGACGTTATGTATCATCCGAACTATTTAAAGCCTATACCGAGTTGTTTTCGATATTAAAACCTCTACTAATTTCTTTGGCCCCACCTGATTGTACTTGGACACTTGCTACCAGATGTGCATTCGAAATAGGCAAAGAAATGGCcgaatcaacaacaaccacttATTATCGTCTTAATAATGTGCATTTATTTGATCCTGATCTTGTGCATCCTAGTATTAAAGAATTGTATGATGAGTTGTATGGGGACATTGATGATTGGATTGATATGGAACCAGTTTTAGTTACGAGCAATTATAGGAGGTATTTACTTACTGGATATGTCAGTAAACTTTTGGTGATACATTCCCAGACTACATTATACATGTTTCTTCCTGTGCTACTACATTGGCTATCACATCAAAGTTCGTATCTACGACACTTGGGACAATTACTAGGCaatgatttcttttgtttccCTGACAATTCAACAACTAACATTGAGGAGTTGAATGGattaaaatttaataatacttTGCAAATGTTTTGGACTTTGTACGGGATTAATTATTGGAAACCATTTTTGAATAGGACCACTCTATCGGTTGTATTACCATACAAGATTTCTTTGGATATGTTTGATGGGCTAGAAGATACACATCAGTTACCAAAAGGCTATTACAGAAGAGAGTTGTATGCAATGTTTCAAAGTTGTCTCAATTACAATATAATAGTTATGATAATGGTTAAAATATTCCAAAAAGCCCGCAAGAAATGCAAGACTTATGAAGAAGCATACCAGCATTTTAAAAACATTTACATTTCGACTTTGGAAATGGCGTGTAATTGGTTGCCTTTCTATAGCACTATTTTCCCAAATAATAagataattttcaattcaataagGCAACTAGAACGATTTATGCAGAGTAAGTTGAAAGTATTGTCTGGTCAAGGAGGAAAGTATATGTTATTATATAAGAAATCACAAGGCTTTTTCGAATCACTTGACGCTATActgtattattatctttatcCTGAACGGAAAATTACTTTGAGTTCAGTGGATACCATTGCCAAGACAGCAGTTAAGTTGAGAATTGACAATCATAAATTTCTAGCTTGGTTAAATAAAAACGCCTATTAACCTAAAGGCCctaatcaatttttgacGTTTATTTATCTAATATTATGCATTCTCCATTCAATTTTGTATCTTGTAGTATTCTGATAGCTTCATTCGCTACTGATTCAATCAGAACCAGATTTATATCTGCTACTGCTTTATTCCCCATATCTGTTTCTTTGACTAATCCAGGCATTAATGCATTGACCCTAATTTTCCCTCTTAATTCTTTCCCTAGACTCTTGGTAAACCCTAATAAGCCAGCTTTAGACGCAGCATACACTGATGTTCCAGGTATAAAATGTTCAGTCATTGATAATACtgaagaaatatttaatattgtTGGATCAGAACCTTTTTGGCGAAGCATATCTTTTACCACCATTTGACTTAGTAGTATCGGAACagttaaattcaaattaatagtagtaagaatttcttcttgtgtCATGCGAAGTAATAAGGAATGATTAGTAACTCCAGCGCagtttattaatattgttgGAGATCCGAAATTTAGTTCTTGTGGATTGTGTAATAGACTTGTCAAATCTAATGGGTGATATGTATGTGTCTGACCATAATCAGTGGATAATTTCAGTAGTGATTGTTTTAATGTTGCTTCATTTCTAGCTAATAATGTCACTGTCGCTCCTTCAATGGCTAATTTCTTACTAATAGCAAATCCAATTCCTCGAGATCCCCCTGTAACTAATGCTGTTTTACCTCTAAACATCTTCAAAATGAGGAAATAGGTTTCTGAAGACAAAGcttgttaaaaaaaatattgaaaaaaaaaaatagaagattaaaaagttgaaaaaacaatttgggggacaaaaaaataataaatgctCTCAGCAGGATTCGAACCTACGATCTCCTCATTACTAGTGAGGTGCCTTACCAACTTGGCCATAAGAGCTTGATTTCTGGTGGATAAAATTCTAGATCTTTTTTGAAGTGACTATTgtattaaaatcaattcttgttcatGACAGGTTTGATAGAATTATTTTAGTTCTATTCCTTTTGCTTTGGTTTCCAGGAAGAAGGAAGCGTTTTAAGATGAATGTATTAATCTAAGCTGGCAAAGTCAAATGCTTTCATATAAAAATACTTGGGAAGCAAAAATAGTTTTTGATGTGATTTAGAGAAAATCTGACACCAAATTCCCGATTTACTTTCACGATAATAATATCTCAATTAAAGATCTTCATAATCTGAACACTGACCAATTACTCTATTTCCATCCAAATCATTTATATGCTAGCTAGCATAAAAAAacatattttattaaatacGAAAGCAGTTTATCTATAACAGAAATACAAGGAAATATACAATTTCCATTCAGCTAATTATTCTCAtatctttgaaaaatgaaagcATTTAAGGCCAACATAGATGGTAAGTTACTcataaaacaatatcacTATCTTAATAGTTTGTCCCACCCCATGGTATCTTTCGATAACTCACAATACTGTTGAGATAAAAATGTTGAACATTCACTCAATAACCTGCTTtccaaaaccaaatcaacGGATTCATCATTCAATCTTTCCCGGCTAAACTCTAAAACTTTGGTTATATAAGTTAACCAACCTTTAGCATTAATCATTTTGTTAGTTTTGTCTGCTTCACTAAATGTCACACTCATATAGTCGTCTTTTGTAAATGCCAAACTATTTGGAATTAACACCAGTTTACCATCACTGCAGGTTGATTTGCCAGGATTCCATGGTTCAggattgatattgaaatctAGCAAATCAGATACATAGTTTAACTGATACTGATCGGATTTTTTGCTGCGGGAAATCAAGATAAGATGGGGTCGATATAATTCTCCAACACAACCACAATTTGTGATATGGGATCTTGCAATACCAAACCAATATTTTCGAGATCTCAAATGCTTTGGCAATGATTTTGATGGAATCTCCACCAAATTTGTACCACCACGCAATTTACCAGCATTTTCATTAGATTTGTCATTAAAATCGGGACCACTTATTTTCTGACAATCCCCGTTATCAATATTACATCTGAGTATTCTCAAGGGGaaattataaacaaaattgaGATTGTTACCATCCATGAATGGTGCccaattcttttctttttctcttggagcataattttcaattgacaAACGAATAATACGATGTGGGTCATGTAATGGTCTATAAATATGCATTGCTCTCTTCCAATCTACTTCTGTGCTTAAAGAGTTGAATGCAATTAATGGCTCTTGAATTCGTACACCATTTTCATTAGAATATTCATGCAAAATTACTCTTGGATCTTCTGCACCCAATATCACCTTCTCATCTTCTTTAccttcatcaatatcatgAGGCAATATAGTAGGGAATTCAAGTTcagaaaaaggaaatttCTTGCCAGTTAAT is part of the Candida dubliniensis CD36 chromosome R, complete sequence genome and encodes:
- a CDS encoding bud site selection protein 22, putative (Similar to S. cerevisiae BUD22), which produces MKTNNYMWKLDLLESKFNRSTPRFPHTKKLLIAINHNHKLLKKIPKSPEDAQEEIENIKSDIFQKKYHSAYSKLSKEVEKKTIPVEDKEFVSKLITSKLIKIIQIACLNSKELKTNPPTYIGQHLREIIIDKSNEYNPSSFYITFCQNDKAVNNFVANLWNNKNVKKILDEIEWSFRVVRGNLTRQEKDSRIKTTGGKVNLKDNEGSNGEDSSEDENGSLDLDDAYDKFAIYDDNENGSEGEGQQPELDPNVNYNEVTDEEPSDEETKEDSSDDFFEDEPPKKKQKQNEDSKKSFNLPQLASGYFSGGSDDEEEEYDDADNDKVVKEITTQRKNRRGQRARQKIWAKKYGKEAKHVKKNQEILASERQRRQLEFEERQRKRELKAKLLAEKQQTGANALPLGERKSTTSTIPQQSLGSTNTATAEEKAIHPSWEAKRLEKEKLKNVKFQGKKVVFD
- a CDS encoding glucosidase II subunit, putative (Similar to S. cerevisiae GTB1), which codes for MFQHLLTFYCLVTFVLGEIRGVSPENQDLYKPIIENGKQYWRCLNDSSIRLTYDQINDNFCDCPDGSDEPGTNACPNPPFKFYCANKGHFPNFIDQFKVDDGVCDYDICCDGSDEQGICEDKCENIHHQYEQYKNQLESFINDALKKKQALIELAQGKRKQLVNELRKLEAVLPSRKSHLYELEVQLENSNEQETSVFDVLGDHISDLANKLEVHKRDLLKQESRIQSLEKLLEKLSQEYNPNFNDPAVKESIHKYQEYLSNKDEDVVEDIKETNAILSELSEKAKSLVGNSENIYSQPTIRNMIHHYFQLFTNTFLTKPQLQVKTTLSNDQLLNQIDKQKQEINKIESKIDDIKKNLSNDYGSDDILRAFDSAIINKKLGAYTYRINLLHSVVQDDVLIGNYKKYENGMIYFDRGAKCWNGPQRSAVIEFECGKGPELVSVGEPEKCSYKFIIKGEAWCHPITEQEIQNRFRINYELL
- a CDS encoding oxidoreductase, putative — protein: MFRGKTALVTGGSRGIGFAISKKLAIEGATVTLLARNEATLKQSLSKLSTDYGQTHTYHPLDLTSLLHNPQELNFGSPTILINCAGVTNHSLLLRMTQEEILTTINLNLTVPILLSQMVVKDMLRQKGSDPTILNISSVLSMTEHFIPGTSVYAASKAGLLGFTKSLGKELRGKIRVNALMPGLVKETDMGNKAVADINSVSIESVANEAIRILQDTKLNGECIILDK